GAGATCACCACCCAGGCCGAGGCCCTCAAACTGCTGGCGACGTCTGCGGAAGAATTCGACCTCATCGAGCGCCAGGCCAACCTGAAGGCCGCCCAGGCCCGGCGGGACACGGCCACGGATTTTGCCGAATACTGGCGCGTGAGCATGGACGAGCTGGGGGCCATGTCCAAGGCGGCCGGCGATCAGGAAAAGGCCATCTGGGGCGAGGTGCTGCAGGAATGGCTGACGAATTCCGCCACCATGGCCGCTGCGCGGGAGGCCGCCTATGGCCGGGTGATCGAAGCGGCGCAGGCCTCCGGCAATGTGGAGCTGGCCGTCATCGCCCAGGTGGCCAGGGAATCCGCCGCCCTGGAGCGGCTGCAGACCATCCAGCAAACCGGCTCCCCCCGCGAGGCCTTTCTGGCCCGCATGGCCGAGGGCCTGGAAGAATTCAAGAGCGCCGCGACCAAGGCCCGCGAATCCGCCGTGGCCTTTGCGGACAGCCTGCTGGAGATCAAGCGCGAGGCCGCCGCCGCCATCGGGCAGCTGGGCAGCGACCTGTTGTACGGGGCGCTGATGGGCGAAGAAGTGGACGCCTTTGCCACCCTGGGCGAGACGGCGGCGAGGGCCTTCAGCGACAAGTTCGGCAGCGTGCTGGAAGATCTGATGAACGACGTCTTCGACTCGGTGCTGTCGGAGTTCAAGAATGCGTTGTCCTCCCTCACGGGCAGCGGTGGCGGCCTGTTTGGTGGGCTGCTTTCCTCCATCTTCGGCGGCGGNNNNNNNNNNNNNNNNNNNNNNNNNNNNNNNNNNNNNNNNGGTGTTCCCGTTTGCCCAGGGCGGCGAACCGTTTCGCATTGGCCTCATGGGCGAGGCTGGTCCCGAGGCCATCATGCCCCTGGTGGACGCTGCCGCCGGTTACGGCGTGCGTGCCCTGTTGCCTGATGGGTCAGAGACGGCCGTGGATTTGACGCGCACGGCGTCCGGGCACCTCGG
This sequence is a window from Megalodesulfovibrio gigas DSM 1382 = ATCC 19364. Protein-coding genes within it:
- a CDS encoding coiled-coil domain-containing protein, with the translated sequence MRLPWETLGNYAKQVNEVEDILTRSTQRTQQATMDAMAYKKLEVEQTIAGDRKKLESAGATQEQLQQFDVDAAALRTSLLDEIAKEEEAANAKRLQEARQHSQEIARIMQELGEATGDTGLQRAGLLSEITTQAEALKLLATSAEEFDLIERQANLKAAQARRDTATDFAEYWRVSMDELGAMSKAAGDQEKAIWGEVLQEWLTNSATMAAAREAAYGRVIEAAQASGNVELAVIAQVARESAALERLQTIQQTGSPREAFLARMAEGLEEFKSAATKARESAVAFADSLLEIKREAAAAIGQLGSDLLYGALMGEEVDAFATLGETAARAFSDKFGSVLEDLMNDVFDSVLSEFKNALSSLTGSGGGLFGGLLSSIFGGG